Proteins from a genomic interval of Bombus affinis isolate iyBomAffi1 unplaced genomic scaffold, iyBomAffi1.2 ctg00000074.1, whole genome shotgun sequence:
- the LOC126927107 gene encoding uncharacterized protein LOC126927107: MAIRNIRITEFESLYEALRRNVAAQVSVREQQDELRGMRQGLTESVQNYNIRFRSVFNKLQHSITNEYRDELTRRVMNEQLYMDSVTDYVRGLRPEIGQALMANLPPNLIEAEKKAMNMERYFREHSSRRQMTRQTTAPPFYRNQASHPVDNRFAITSNTNNKTPLTQNTLPRTNNFTKFGNRPLSERTQAKCPKCNRLGHLPNQCQNFRIPPQRKAPPGINHVQEQSELTMLPQEDYPQYYYNYQDDQDCDFSLTPGQESTCLNKDATQERQQYQTQRNSPWDIPNTNLIPKSS; the protein is encoded by the coding sequence atggcaatccgcaatattcgtattaccgaattcgaatctctgtacgaagcattgagacgtaatgtagctgcgcaagtatcagtgagagaacaacaggacgaattaagaggaatgaggcaaggattaaccgagagcgtgcaaaactataacatcagatttcgaagcgtttttaacaaactccaacacagcattaccaacgagtatagagacgaactaactcgacgggtgatgaacgagcaactatacatggactctgtgaccgactatgtaagaggccttcgtccagaaatagggcaggcgctaatggctaatctccccccaaatctcatcgaagcagaaaagaaagcaatgaatatggaaagatactttcgcgagcacagctctcgcagacagatgacgcgacagacaaccgccccgccattttatcgtaaccaggcttctcatccagtagacaatcgcttcgctattacaagtaacacaaataataaaactccactcacacaaaatactctaccaagaacgaacaattttacgaagtttgggaacagaccattaagcgaaaggacgcaagcgaaatgtcccaaatgcaatcgattgggacaccttcccaatcaatgccaaaattttcggataccgcctcaaagaaaagcccctccaggaataaaccacgttcaagaacaatcggaattaacaatgctacctcaggaagattacccacaatactattacaattaccaggacgaccaggattgcgatttctcgttgactccggggcaggaatcaacttgcttaaacaaagatgctacccaggaaagacaacaataccagacacaaagaaattctccatgggacattccgaatacgaatctaattccaaagtcaagttga